Part of the Halodesulfurarchaeum formicicum genome is shown below.
CCGTCGCGTTTGGGGCCCCGGGTCGTGGCCTGCCGGCGATGCTCGGACTCGATCCGGGCGAACTGGCGGCCGATTCGGGCCCCCCGATGGACAGCGAGACCCGTCCCACCGACTCACCGGCCGGATTCGACGCCTGGCTGAATACTATCCCGGACCAGGGCAGCGAGGTCGTGCGAACCGAGGAGGCGATGTTCGCGACCCTCGCTCACCTGACGCTCACGGAGTGATACGATGCCACAACCAAACCGACCACGAAAAGGCTCGATGGGGTTCAGCCCCCGCAAGCGCGCTCAGAGTGTCGTGCCACGATTCGGCTCGTGGCCCGACGACGACGGGCAGGTCGGCCTGCAGGGATTTGCCGGGTACAAAGCTGGCATGTCCCACGTCGTCATGATCGACGACCAGGCCAATTCCGCGACTGAAGGCATGGAGACGACCGTGCCCGTAACCGTCGTGGAGACCCCGCCCATGCGCGTTGCAGCCGTGCGTGCGTACGAGAACACGGCTTACGGGAAACGCCCCCTCACTGAGGTCTGGGCCGAGAACGCCCATCCCGACCTCGATCGAGCTGTCTCCCTACCGGACGGTGCACAGGACGAGAACAGAGACACACTGACTGCGGCCCTCGAAGACGGATCCGTCGACGACGTACGTGTCGTCTCCTATACGGTTCCCGCCGAGGTGCCAAGCGTGCCACGCAAGAAGCCAGACGTGATGGAGAATCGCGTCGGCGGCGGCACGATCGGCGACCGCGTGGAGTTCGCCCTCGACCTCCTCGACGCCGAGGGGGCCTTCGAGTTCGGCGACGTGTTCCGCGCCGGCGAGTTCCTCGACGTCGCGGGCGTCACCAAGGGCAAGGGCCTGCAGGGGCCCGTCAAGCGCTGGGGTGTCCAGAAGCGAAAGGGCAAACACGCCCGCCAGGGCTGGCGTCGCCGGATCGGCAACCTCGGCCCGTGGAACCCCTCACGCGTTCGCTCGACGGTCCCCCAGCAGGGGCAGACCGGCTACCACCAGCGAACTGAACTCAACAAGCGGCTCCTCGAATTCGGCGACGAGGATGACGTCACCGTCGACGGTGGCTTCCCCAACTACGGCGAAATCGAGGGCCCGTACGCGCTCATCGAAGGATCGGTTCCCGGTCCGGAGAAGCGCCTGGTGCGGTTCCGGCCGGCTGTACGGCCGAACCAGTCGCCGCGTCTCGATCCCGAGGTGCGGCACGTGAGCACCGCCTCGAACCAAGGATAAACCATGCAGGTACCACTCAGAGACCTGGACGGCGAGGAAGTCGAGACCGTCGACTTACCGACGGTCTTCGACGAGCCAGTCCGCCCGGACCTCGTCCGGCAGGCTGTGACCGCCGCCCAGGCCAACCGTCGACAGGACTACGGTGCCGACGAGTACGCCGGGATGCGAACGTCCGGCGAGTCCTTCGGGAGCGGTCGTGGGATGGCCCACGTGCCGCGCTCGGAGGGACAGGGCGTTCGGGTTCCCCACACCGTCGGGGGCCGTACGGCCCATCCGCCGAAAGCCGAGAAGGATCGCACGCGAACCATCAACGACAAGGAGCGAAAGGCAGCGGTCCGCAGCGCCATCGCGGCGACGACGGATCCCGAACTGGTCGCCGAACGCGGTCACCAGTTCGACGCCGAGACACTCCCCATCGTCCTCGAGGACGACTTCGAGGACGTGCAGAAGACCCAGGAGGCACTCGCCACCCTCGAGGCCGTGGGCCTCGGGGCCGACATCGAGCGCGCCGACGAGGGACGATCCATCCGGGCTGGGCAGGGCAAGCGGCGTGGCCGCAAATACCGACGTCCGAGCTCGGTCCTCGTGGTCACTTCCAGTGAGAGCGGGCCCTCGCGGGCCGCCCGCAACCTGGCCGGCGTCACCGTGGCGACCGGTCGAGAGGTCAACGCCGAGGACCTGGCCCCCGGTGGCGAGGTCGGTCGACTCACCGTCTTCACCGAAAGCGGCCTCGCGGAGGTGGCAGACCGATGAGCGACGTCATCGACCACCCCCTCGTGACCGAGAAGGCGATGAACGCGATGGACTTCGACAACAAGCTTCAGTTCGTCGTCGACATGGACGCGTCGAAGCCGGCGGTTCGCGACGAGGTCGAGGACCGCTATGACGTGTCCGTACTGGACGTCAATACGATGATTACCATGAACGGGACGAAGAAAGCAATCGTGACACTCTCGGAGGACGACGACGCACAGGACGTCGCCTCCAGAATCGGGGTGTTCTGAGATGGGACGACGCATTCAGGGACAACGACGCGGTCGCGGAACCTCGACGTTCCGGGCGCCTTCCCATCGGTACAAAGCGGAACTCTCCCACAAGGTCGAGGAGGAGGGCGATCTCCTCGTCGGCGAAGTCACGGACATCGAACACGACCCCGCCCGGAGTGCCCCCGTCGCTCGCGTCGCCTTCGAAGACGGCGACGAGCGACTGGTGCTGGCGCCGGAAGGGGTCGGGGTCGGCGACCGGATCGAGGTCGGCGTCTCCGCCGCCATCGAACCGGGCAACACGCTGCCCCTGGCGGAGATCCCCGAAGGGGTTCCGATCGTCAACGTCGAAGCCCAGCCGGGCGACGGCGGGAAGTACGCCCGGGCGTCCGGGGTCAGTGCCGACCTGGTCACTCACGAACGGGACGCGACGGTCGTCAAGCTCCCGAGTGACGAGGTCAAACGGCTCTCCCCGGACTGCCGGGCGACCATCGGCGTCGTCGCCGGTGGCGGTCGGACCGAGAAGCCCTTCGTCAAGGCAGGGAAGAAACATCACAAAATGAAATCCCGGGGCACGAAGTGGCCGCGGGTTCGCGGGGTCGCGATGAACGCCGTCGACCACCCGTTCGGTGGTGGCGGCCGACAGCACCCGGGACGCCCGAAGAGCGTCTCGAAGAACGCCCCGCCGGGTCGCAAGGTCGGCGACATCGGATCACGACGAACCGGCCGCGGAGGGAACTAACATGAGCGAACTACGCACCGGCCGCGAGGACGAGGCATTCACCTATCGCGGCTACGAACTAGAGGAGTTGCAGGAGATGTCCCTTGAGGAGGTCGCGGAACTGCTTCCCGCACGACAGCGGCGAACTATCACCCGTGGCCTGTCCACGGAACACGAGAAGCTGCTCGCCGAGGCGCGAGACGCTGAACCCGAACAGACGGCCGACGACCCGATCCGGACCCACCTGCGTGATATGCCGGTGGTCCCGGAGTTCGTGGGCCTGACGTTTGCCGTGTACACCGGACAGAGCTTCGAACGCGTCAAGGTCGAGCCCGAGATGCTCGGGCACTACCTCGGCGAGTTCCAGCAGACCCGGACACAGGTCGAGCACGGGCAGGCGGGCATCGGCGCGACCCGCTCTTCGAAGTTCGTGCCACTGAAATGAGCATGGGAATCAGTTACAGCGTCGACGTCGATCCGGAGTCCTCCGCGAAGGGGATGCTCCGCGATCGGCCTATGAGCCTGAAGCACAGCAAGGCCATCGCCCGTGCCATCAAAGGGCGGACCGTCGAGGAGGCCGAAGCGTACCTCGAAGCGGTGGCGGCCGGCGAGCAGTCCGTGCCGTTCAAACAGCACAACAGCGGTGTCGGTCACCGCGGGGACATCGACGGCTGGGACGCCGGTCGATACCCCGAGAAGGCCACCGCGGCCTTCCAGTCGCTTTTGGGAAACGTCTCCAACAACGCCGAACAGGCCGGGCACGAGCCCGCCGAGATGGAGATTGCCCACGTCGCCGCCCACAAGGTCGGCGAGCAGGAGGGACGAAAGCCCCGCGCGTTCGGGCGGGCCTCGCCCTGGAACACGACCCAAGTCGACGTCGAGATGATCGTCGTCGATCCGGAGGCAGGTGAGCAATAATGGCAGACGAACTCGAATTCATCGAGCAGGGGCTACAGCGCTCCCAGATCGACGAGTTCTTCGCGGACGAACTCGCCCGTGCGGGCTACGGCGGCATGGAAGTCGCTCACACGCCGATGGGGACCCAGATCGTCCTCGAAGCGGAAAAGCCCGGCATGGTCATCGGCAAGGGCGGAAAGAACATCCGGAAGATCACG
Proteins encoded:
- a CDS encoding 50S ribosomal protein L3; the encoded protein is MPQPNRPRKGSMGFSPRKRAQSVVPRFGSWPDDDGQVGLQGFAGYKAGMSHVVMIDDQANSATEGMETTVPVTVVETPPMRVAAVRAYENTAYGKRPLTEVWAENAHPDLDRAVSLPDGAQDENRDTLTAALEDGSVDDVRVVSYTVPAEVPSVPRKKPDVMENRVGGGTIGDRVEFALDLLDAEGAFEFGDVFRAGEFLDVAGVTKGKGLQGPVKRWGVQKRKGKHARQGWRRRIGNLGPWNPSRVRSTVPQQGQTGYHQRTELNKRLLEFGDEDDVTVDGGFPNYGEIEGPYALIEGSVPGPEKRLVRFRPAVRPNQSPRLDPEVRHVSTASNQG
- the rpl4p gene encoding 50S ribosomal protein L4; translated protein: MQVPLRDLDGEEVETVDLPTVFDEPVRPDLVRQAVTAAQANRRQDYGADEYAGMRTSGESFGSGRGMAHVPRSEGQGVRVPHTVGGRTAHPPKAEKDRTRTINDKERKAAVRSAIAATTDPELVAERGHQFDAETLPIVLEDDFEDVQKTQEALATLEAVGLGADIERADEGRSIRAGQGKRRGRKYRRPSSVLVVTSSESGPSRAARNLAGVTVATGREVNAEDLAPGGEVGRLTVFTESGLAEVADR
- a CDS encoding 30S ribosomal protein S19 codes for the protein MSELRTGREDEAFTYRGYELEELQEMSLEEVAELLPARQRRTITRGLSTEHEKLLAEARDAEPEQTADDPIRTHLRDMPVVPEFVGLTFAVYTGQSFERVKVEPEMLGHYLGEFQQTRTQVEHGQAGIGATRSSKFVPLK
- a CDS encoding 50S ribosomal protein L23 — protein: MSDVIDHPLVTEKAMNAMDFDNKLQFVVDMDASKPAVRDEVEDRYDVSVLDVNTMITMNGTKKAIVTLSEDDDAQDVASRIGVF
- a CDS encoding 50S ribosomal protein L22 — its product is MGISYSVDVDPESSAKGMLRDRPMSLKHSKAIARAIKGRTVEEAEAYLEAVAAGEQSVPFKQHNSGVGHRGDIDGWDAGRYPEKATAAFQSLLGNVSNNAEQAGHEPAEMEIAHVAAHKVGEQEGRKPRAFGRASPWNTTQVDVEMIVVDPEAGEQ
- a CDS encoding 50S ribosomal protein L2, translated to MGRRIQGQRRGRGTSTFRAPSHRYKAELSHKVEEEGDLLVGEVTDIEHDPARSAPVARVAFEDGDERLVLAPEGVGVGDRIEVGVSAAIEPGNTLPLAEIPEGVPIVNVEAQPGDGGKYARASGVSADLVTHERDATVVKLPSDEVKRLSPDCRATIGVVAGGGRTEKPFVKAGKKHHKMKSRGTKWPRVRGVAMNAVDHPFGGGGRQHPGRPKSVSKNAPPGRKVGDIGSRRTGRGGN